A DNA window from Micromonospora sp. NBC_01739 contains the following coding sequences:
- a CDS encoding type II toxin-antitoxin system RatA family toxin has protein sequence MTTRTLKAVTGGTAADLIRRLADDETFPAYAPDLVAVHRDGDHSDWVLAFRGGVARWTQRRRVLADRIEFEQTDGDFQEYAGHWSATDGPDGCEVEYTVRFRTSVPHFAGAVESAAGRVLTRTALAVLEGVGATARVTRGGRILSDLPEEVSGHAIR, from the coding sequence ATGACCACGCGCACTCTCAAGGCGGTGACCGGGGGCACCGCCGCCGACCTCATCCGCCGGCTGGCCGACGACGAGACCTTCCCGGCGTACGCCCCGGATCTGGTGGCCGTGCACCGCGACGGCGACCACAGCGACTGGGTCCTCGCCTTCCGGGGCGGGGTGGCCCGCTGGACCCAACGAAGGCGGGTCCTCGCCGACCGGATCGAGTTCGAGCAGACCGACGGTGACTTCCAGGAGTACGCCGGCCACTGGTCGGCCACGGACGGACCGGACGGCTGCGAGGTCGAGTACACCGTCCGGTTCCGGACCAGCGTCCCGCACTTCGCCGGGGCGGTGGAGTCGGCCGCCGGCCGGGTCCTCACCCGTACCGCCCTGGCGGTGCTGGAGGGGGTCGGTGCGACGGCCCGGGTTACCCGGGGCGGACGCATCCTGTCCGACCTTCCCGAGGAGGTTTCCGGCCATGCGATTCGATGA
- a CDS encoding VOC family protein: MGNVAALRGLSTVTYWADDVPAARAWYSELLGGEPYFERGGAYLEWRIGDYEHELGIIDRAWAPPGAAAVPGGAVVYWHVDDIEAMFDRLLAMGAVEYEPITKREAGFVTAAVTDPFGNVLGIMFSPHYLDRLESLTNSLPASQ, encoded by the coding sequence ATGGGAAATGTCGCAGCCCTGCGCGGACTCAGTACGGTCACCTACTGGGCGGACGACGTACCGGCCGCCCGGGCCTGGTACTCCGAGCTGCTCGGCGGCGAGCCGTATTTCGAGCGCGGGGGCGCGTACCTCGAATGGCGCATCGGCGACTACGAGCACGAACTCGGGATCATCGACCGGGCCTGGGCCCCGCCCGGCGCGGCGGCCGTCCCGGGCGGGGCGGTGGTGTACTGGCACGTGGACGACATCGAGGCCATGTTCGACCGGCTCCTGGCCATGGGGGCGGTCGAGTACGAGCCCATCACCAAGCGGGAGGCCGGATTCGTCACGGCCGCCGTCACCGACCCCTTCGGCAACGTGCTCGGCATCATGTTCAGCCCGCACTACCTGGACCGGCTGGAGTCCCTCACGAACTCGCTGCCAGCGTCGCAATGA
- a CDS encoding ketoacyl-ACP synthase III family protein: MRFDDIWVAGTGATLGDPVPVSGAVAAGAYSAEAAASTGMISYSQSTQAPPEMAVSSGRQAIKAAAEHAVEIGPTSLHLHSHAGFQGIDQWSAACWIAGELIGTQLDTMPITVAAWSNGSIASLEVAANALTANPALPSALITVADRFGPPGDRFHTSPGMVFGDGAAAAVLTRGAGRFRLLSCVAEADTVLGGLARGDEPFRLSPSPEPADSRRRTREFLAQGEVSLRDIQTRTTQRVRSVVSRALDEAQVSPDQVDWMVTPFVGRTLYHNSFVRPLDFTPRNTLLEFGLTIGHLGAADQILGLHHLAGSDLLEPGSRILLIGTGMGFTFSAAVLTAGDD; this comes from the coding sequence ATGCGATTCGATGACATCTGGGTGGCCGGTACCGGTGCCACCCTGGGTGACCCGGTGCCGGTCTCCGGGGCGGTGGCGGCCGGAGCGTACTCCGCGGAGGCCGCCGCCAGCACCGGGATGATCAGTTACTCCCAGTCCACCCAGGCCCCGCCGGAGATGGCGGTGTCCAGCGGTCGCCAGGCGATCAAGGCCGCCGCCGAACACGCCGTGGAGATCGGCCCGACCAGCCTGCACCTGCACAGCCACGCCGGCTTCCAGGGCATCGACCAGTGGTCCGCCGCCTGCTGGATCGCCGGGGAGCTGATCGGCACCCAGCTCGACACCATGCCGATCACGGTGGCCGCCTGGTCCAACGGATCGATAGCCAGCCTGGAGGTGGCGGCGAACGCGCTGACCGCCAACCCGGCCCTGCCCTCGGCCCTGATCACCGTCGCCGACCGCTTCGGCCCACCCGGGGACCGCTTCCACACCTCCCCCGGCATGGTCTTCGGTGACGGGGCGGCCGCTGCGGTGCTCACCCGGGGCGCCGGCCGGTTCCGACTGCTGTCCTGTGTCGCCGAGGCCGACACCGTCCTCGGCGGGCTGGCCCGGGGCGACGAGCCCTTCCGGCTGTCGCCCAGCCCGGAGCCGGCCGACTCGCGTCGACGTACCCGGGAGTTCCTGGCCCAGGGCGAGGTGTCACTGCGCGACATCCAGACCCGTACCACCCAGCGGGTGCGCAGCGTCGTCAGCCGTGCCCTCGACGAGGCCCAGGTCAGTCCGGACCAGGTGGACTGGATGGTCACCCCCTTCGTCGGCCGCACCCTCTACCACAACAGCTTCGTCCGCCCTCTCGACTTCACCCCCCGCAACACCCTGCTCGAGTTCGGTCTGACGATCGGGCACCTCGGCGCCGCGGACCAGATCCTCGGACTGCACCACCTGGCCGGATCGGACCTGCTCGAACCGGGGTCTCGGATCCTTCTGATCGGCACCGGCATGGGTTTCACCTTCTCCGCCGCGGTGCTCACCGCGGGCGACGACTGA
- a CDS encoding aldehyde dehydrogenase family protein — protein sequence MTRTYPAYIGGRDVYGDNPRYVHTISARALLDDTFAALRLKRDLDEGRPGVSVPDGEVIAGACLVAGEDLAQQALEAAAAAAPAWRRVPLEERMRIGRRIIERLAEHGETLVELLVAEGQPRDMSEGMVFGVPHTTWSAQTLDWCAEQMAVTRGDDQREMLLRRVPDGVVCLNPPQNAATVNTLNGLTAMLAGNTLVVRAPRGVGLSCMYLLREIVAPVLEEAGAPPGTLNALCAPPLLDSWVASPLVDDIIYFGGSTKGIQFERDCVAAGKKPILELAGNDCCVVWHDADLDAAVDSLAQFFMNSGQICNVPNQVVLHPAIADEVIEKLVSVLKEIRPGYPEERGVVLTPVLGADWFYGCLGEALAKGAKLVHGGRRLETDGSVSDTGFFIEPTLVRIDGLTGARDLSVVRDETFFPLLPVIVPESGSTDEELFDQVLAFVEDNAYGLRNSLWSRSQATITRFLDSITNGGNLKINDSHGNFLPFLPNQGGTGLTGGVFGEASHPMLRTTHLQAVSIGRL from the coding sequence GTGACCAGGACCTACCCCGCCTACATCGGCGGCCGGGACGTCTACGGAGACAACCCCCGGTACGTGCACACCATCTCCGCGCGGGCGCTGCTCGACGACACGTTCGCCGCCCTGCGACTCAAGCGCGACCTGGACGAGGGCCGGCCCGGGGTGTCCGTCCCCGACGGCGAGGTGATCGCCGGGGCCTGTCTGGTGGCCGGCGAGGACCTGGCCCAACAGGCCCTGGAGGCCGCCGCCGCGGCGGCTCCGGCCTGGCGCCGGGTGCCCCTGGAGGAACGGATGCGGATCGGCCGCCGGATCATCGAGCGGCTGGCCGAACACGGCGAGACCCTGGTCGAGCTGCTGGTGGCCGAGGGTCAGCCCCGGGACATGTCCGAGGGCATGGTCTTCGGGGTCCCGCACACCACCTGGAGCGCCCAGACCCTGGACTGGTGTGCCGAGCAGATGGCCGTGACCCGCGGCGACGACCAGCGGGAGATGCTGCTGCGCCGGGTCCCCGACGGGGTGGTCTGCCTGAACCCACCGCAGAACGCCGCCACGGTCAACACCCTGAACGGGCTGACCGCCATGCTCGCCGGCAACACCCTGGTCGTCCGGGCCCCGCGCGGGGTGGGACTCAGCTGCATGTACCTGCTGCGGGAGATCGTGGCACCGGTGCTGGAGGAGGCCGGCGCCCCGCCGGGCACCCTGAACGCCCTGTGCGCGCCGCCGCTGCTGGACAGCTGGGTGGCCAGCCCGCTGGTCGACGACATCATCTACTTCGGCGGCAGCACCAAGGGCATCCAGTTCGAACGGGACTGCGTGGCGGCCGGCAAGAAGCCGATCCTGGAGCTGGCCGGCAACGACTGCTGTGTGGTCTGGCACGACGCCGACCTGGACGCCGCGGTGGACTCCCTGGCCCAGTTCTTCATGAACTCCGGGCAGATCTGCAACGTGCCCAACCAGGTGGTCCTGCACCCCGCCATCGCCGACGAGGTGATCGAGAAGCTGGTCTCGGTGCTCAAGGAGATCCGGCCGGGCTACCCGGAGGAGCGCGGGGTGGTGCTCACCCCCGTACTCGGGGCCGACTGGTTCTACGGCTGCCTGGGTGAGGCCCTGGCCAAGGGGGCCAAGCTGGTGCACGGCGGGCGGCGGTTGGAGACCGACGGCAGCGTCTCGGACACCGGCTTCTTCATCGAGCCGACCCTGGTGCGGATCGACGGCCTGACCGGCGCCCGGGACCTGTCCGTGGTCCGCGACGAGACCTTCTTCCCCCTGTTGCCGGTGATCGTGCCGGAGAGCGGCAGCACCGACGAGGAACTGTTCGACCAGGTGCTCGCCTTCGTCGAGGACAACGCGTACGGGCTGCGCAACTCCCTCTGGTCCCGCAGCCAGGCCACCATCACCCGATTCCTGGACTCGATCACCAACGGCGGCAACCTGAAGATCAACGACTCGCACGGCAACTTCCTGCCCTTCCTGCCCAACCAGGGCGGCACCGGACTGACCGGGGGCGTCTTCGGCGAGGCGAGCCATCCGATGTTGCGCACCACCCACCTCCAGGCCGTCAGCATCGGCCGCCTGTAG
- a CDS encoding 3-deoxy-7-phosphoheptulonate synthase — protein MHTAQSTTSRISATEPLMSPAGLRADIPLPALLADRVEHARHSIGRILHGDDDRLVVVAGPCSIHDPRAALTYAEKLAAVAERVSGSLQIVMRVYVEKPRTRLGWKGLVSDPLLDDSDDLATGLRVARRTMVDVLGVGLPVGCEFLDPTVGRYLSDLVSWGSIGARTVQSQPHRQLTSGLPMPVGFKNSTCGNVEDSIDAIVTAGRGHVYPGLTDDGHGAVMRTSGNPDCHVVLRGGADGPNFSPQHVSQTLDRLRAADLSRGLFIDASHGNCGKDHVRQPKVVEDLALRIADGERGIAGVMIESFLTEGRQNLVPGQSHRLIYGQSVTDSCVGWERTEHLIDLLADAVSTRRSAYGLAMAG, from the coding sequence ATGCACACCGCCCAGAGCACCACCTCACGGATCAGCGCCACCGAACCGCTGATGTCCCCGGCCGGCCTCCGAGCCGACATCCCCCTCCCGGCCCTGCTGGCCGATCGGGTCGAACACGCCCGACACTCCATCGGCCGCATCCTGCACGGCGACGACGACCGCCTGGTGGTGGTCGCCGGCCCCTGCTCCATCCACGACCCACGCGCGGCCCTGACCTACGCGGAGAAACTCGCCGCGGTGGCCGAACGGGTCTCCGGCTCCCTCCAGATCGTGATGCGGGTGTACGTGGAGAAGCCCCGCACCCGGCTCGGCTGGAAGGGCCTGGTCAGCGACCCCCTGCTGGACGACTCGGACGACCTGGCCACCGGGCTGCGGGTGGCCCGCCGCACCATGGTCGACGTGTTGGGGGTGGGCCTGCCGGTGGGCTGCGAGTTCCTCGACCCGACCGTCGGCCGCTACCTGTCCGACCTGGTCTCCTGGGGCTCGATCGGGGCCCGCACGGTGCAGAGTCAACCGCACCGGCAGCTCACCAGCGGTCTGCCGATGCCGGTCGGGTTCAAGAACTCCACCTGCGGCAACGTCGAGGACTCCATCGACGCGATCGTCACGGCCGGACGCGGACACGTGTACCCGGGTCTCACCGACGACGGGCACGGGGCGGTCATGCGTACCAGCGGCAACCCGGACTGCCATGTCGTCCTGCGGGGCGGCGCCGACGGCCCGAACTTCAGCCCGCAACACGTCTCCCAGACCCTGGACCGGCTCCGCGCCGCCGACCTGTCCAGGGGTCTGTTCATCGACGCCAGCCACGGCAACTGCGGCAAGGACCACGTCCGGCAGCCCAAGGTGGTCGAGGACCTGGCGTTGCGGATCGCCGACGGCGAGCGGGGCATCGCCGGGGTGATGATCGAAAGCTTCCTCACCGAGGGCCGGCAGAACCTGGTGCCGGGACAGTCGCACCGGCTCATCTACGGGCAGAGCGTCACCGACAGCTGCGTGGGCTGGGAGCGCACCGAACACCTGATCGACCTGCTCGCCGACGCGGTGAGCACCCGCCGGTCCGCCTACGGCCTGGCGATGGCCGGCTGA
- a CDS encoding non-ribosomal peptide synthetase → MSTTSTSSLPLAGSGQGAAPAPAHRVPLTGTPDPTRAVAALAALLRRYTGEDEIRIGRRAPGVHTTLLMSFPDTAALGTLTEPAVQLGEEVTPQGVVVSDGLPARAAEVPTVVVGEAGLELLMPADIFDEAAVAQYARHLERILAAGPEVSVAEVALLTETETRRALVEWNDTDAAIPAPFIHELVAEYARTTPEAVAVALPDEQVTYRELDSRANQFAHRLRAAGVRRGDRVGVCFPRGADALIAQLACFKLTAAAILMDPGFPADRLRFMLEDSSAVAVLTSTEHTALVEGADCPVIDLWATDWAAEPTTEVHEPVTADDFIHIGYTSGSTGTPKAVQARFGPARNLIHAMRELCGMTAASQGTWLAAPGYGMIQVECFPVLAAGATVHIPEASVVASPERLQEWILRYGITTTLLMKPMAERLWLLEWPADTRLRDIRVCGERIQAWPPAGLPFRLINLYGSSEATTVSACDITALGQSLGEAGRARALPPIGRPIDNVRTYVLDEWFRPVPPGVVGELCVTGDSLSAGYVNRPELTAQKWISNPIDPERSPILYRTGDMARYWADGSIEIVGRRDGQIKVRGNTVHLAEIEIVLGAQPGVRRTAVLARADGQGDTQLTAYIEPEAGATPAVRDIRRALRKRLPAFMVPSSFVVGEIPLNTNGKIDRGALPEPPRSRPDVDSPYQAPTTDLERELHELWTAALEVEGLGVLDNFFDLGGDSLRAARVTGQVADRYQLEVEVGDLFHEPTIARMAAYLAAEREARPALATI, encoded by the coding sequence ATGTCCACGACATCCACCTCGTCGCTTCCCCTGGCCGGCTCCGGCCAGGGGGCGGCGCCCGCGCCGGCCCACCGGGTGCCCCTCACCGGCACCCCCGATCCGACCCGGGCGGTCGCCGCCCTGGCCGCCCTGCTGCGCCGCTACACCGGAGAGGACGAGATCCGCATCGGGCGGCGTGCCCCCGGGGTCCACACCACACTGCTCATGTCCTTCCCGGACACGGCCGCCCTCGGCACCCTGACCGAGCCGGCGGTGCAGCTCGGCGAGGAGGTGACCCCCCAGGGGGTCGTGGTCAGCGACGGGCTGCCGGCCCGGGCGGCCGAGGTGCCGACCGTGGTGGTCGGCGAGGCCGGCCTGGAGTTGCTGATGCCGGCCGACATCTTCGACGAGGCGGCCGTGGCCCAGTACGCCCGGCACCTGGAGCGGATCCTGGCCGCCGGGCCGGAGGTCTCGGTCGCCGAGGTGGCTCTGCTGACCGAAACGGAGACCCGGCGCGCCCTGGTCGAGTGGAACGACACCGACGCCGCCATCCCCGCGCCGTTCATCCACGAGCTGGTCGCCGAGTACGCCCGCACCACCCCGGAGGCCGTCGCGGTGGCCCTCCCCGACGAGCAGGTCACCTACCGGGAGTTGGACAGCCGGGCCAACCAGTTCGCCCACCGGCTCCGGGCGGCCGGGGTACGCCGTGGCGACCGGGTGGGGGTCTGCTTCCCGCGCGGCGCGGACGCCCTGATCGCCCAACTGGCCTGCTTCAAGCTGACCGCGGCGGCGATCCTGATGGATCCCGGCTTCCCGGCCGACCGGCTGCGGTTCATGCTCGAGGACTCCTCCGCCGTCGCCGTGCTGACCAGCACGGAGCACACCGCCCTGGTCGAGGGGGCCGACTGCCCGGTCATCGACCTGTGGGCCACCGACTGGGCCGCCGAGCCGACCACGGAGGTGCACGAGCCGGTCACCGCGGACGACTTCATCCACATCGGATACACCTCCGGCTCCACCGGGACACCCAAGGCCGTGCAGGCCCGGTTCGGTCCCGCCCGCAACCTGATCCACGCCATGCGTGAGCTGTGCGGGATGACCGCGGCCTCCCAGGGCACCTGGCTGGCCGCACCCGGGTACGGGATGATCCAGGTCGAGTGCTTCCCGGTGCTCGCGGCCGGTGCCACCGTGCACATCCCGGAGGCCAGCGTGGTCGCCTCCCCGGAGCGTCTCCAGGAGTGGATCCTCCGGTACGGCATCACCACCACCCTGCTGATGAAGCCGATGGCCGAGCGGCTGTGGCTGCTGGAGTGGCCGGCCGACACCAGGCTGCGCGACATCCGGGTCTGCGGCGAGCGGATCCAGGCCTGGCCCCCGGCCGGCCTGCCCTTCCGCCTGATCAACCTGTACGGCTCCTCCGAGGCGACCACGGTCTCCGCCTGCGACATCACCGCCCTGGGCCAGTCCCTGGGCGAGGCGGGCAGGGCCCGGGCCCTGCCGCCGATCGGCCGACCGATCGACAACGTGCGGACCTACGTGCTGGATGAGTGGTTCCGTCCGGTGCCCCCGGGGGTGGTCGGGGAGTTGTGCGTGACCGGGGACAGTCTCTCCGCCGGGTACGTCAACCGTCCGGAGCTGACCGCCCAGAAGTGGATCAGCAACCCGATCGACCCGGAACGCTCCCCCATCCTGTACCGCACGGGCGACATGGCCCGCTACTGGGCGGACGGCAGCATCGAGATCGTCGGCCGCCGAGACGGCCAGATCAAGGTACGCGGCAACACCGTCCACCTGGCCGAGATCGAGATCGTCCTCGGCGCCCAGCCGGGGGTACGGCGTACGGCCGTGCTGGCCCGCGCGGACGGTCAGGGGGACACCCAGCTCACCGCGTACATCGAGCCGGAGGCGGGGGCCACCCCGGCGGTCCGGGACATCCGCCGGGCCCTGCGCAAGCGCCTGCCGGCCTTCATGGTGCCCTCCTCCTTCGTGGTCGGCGAGATCCCGCTGAACACCAACGGCAAGATCGACCGGGGCGCGCTGCCGGAGCCGCCGCGGTCCCGGCCGGACGTGGACAGCCCCTACCAGGCCCCCACCACGGACCTGGAGCGGGAGCTGCACGAGCTGTGGACCGCCGCCCTGGAGGTCGAGGGGCTGGGGGTGCTGGACAACTTCTTCGACCTGGGCGGGGACTCGCTGCGGGCGGCCCGGGTGACCGGCCAGGTGGCCGACCGGTACCAGCTGGAGGTGGAGGTCGGGGACCTGTTCCACGAGCCGACCATCGCCCGGATGGCCGCCTACCTGGCCGCGGAGCGGGAGGCCCGGCCGGCCCTGGCGACGATCTGA